A section of the Microbacterium sp. MM2322 genome encodes:
- a CDS encoding Dabb family protein: protein MTIQHTVVFALHHAEGSSEEKTFLTDAQRSLTAIPGVQQFRINRQVSPQSDLRWQFTMLFDDQAAYDAYSSHPDHVAFVESRWSHEVRDFQEFDFVAGD, encoded by the coding sequence ATGACCATTCAGCACACCGTCGTCTTCGCCCTCCACCACGCCGAGGGATCCTCCGAGGAGAAGACCTTTCTGACGGACGCGCAGCGGTCGCTCACGGCCATCCCCGGCGTCCAGCAGTTCCGCATCAACCGTCAGGTCAGCCCGCAGAGCGACCTGCGGTGGCAGTTCACCATGCTGTTCGACGATCAAGCCGCCTACGACGCCTACTCCTCGCACCCCGACCACGTGGCCTTCGTGGAGAGCCGCTGGAGCCACGAGGTCCGCGACTTCCAGGAGTTCGACTTCGTCGCAGGCGACTGA
- a CDS encoding Gfo/Idh/MocA family oxidoreductase yields MPLLPAPRLIDPAAVPALRWGVIGTGIADQFVHAIHAHTVQRAVAVTARDAEKTRAFAGAHGIGRVHASVDALVNDPEVDVVYVATPHPLHREQALAAIAAGKHVLIEKPIALNAADAREILDAGRAAGVLVAEAMWTRYLPQADVIRQVLDAGILGDIDLVRADFGALVTFDPTSRMFAPTLGGGAMLDLGVYLAAFASSIIGPPTTIRAVGTLAATGVDDSATIALKTDAGAQAALTTTFGAVTPIEASVFGSRGRLDVLSPFYGPVGLRLSVDGADAEQWRDDALPQVHDGLSYQATAFASYVAEGLVESPLHPHDEVVSVLATIDEVRRQITAG; encoded by the coding sequence ATGCCTCTTCTTCCCGCGCCGCGCCTGATCGATCCCGCCGCTGTTCCCGCACTCCGATGGGGCGTCATCGGCACGGGAATCGCGGACCAGTTCGTCCACGCCATCCACGCGCACACGGTGCAGCGGGCGGTCGCTGTGACGGCGCGCGATGCCGAGAAGACTCGCGCCTTCGCCGGTGCGCACGGCATCGGGCGCGTGCACGCATCCGTCGACGCGCTCGTGAACGACCCCGAGGTCGACGTCGTGTACGTCGCCACCCCGCATCCGCTCCACCGCGAGCAGGCGCTCGCCGCGATCGCCGCCGGCAAGCACGTCCTCATCGAGAAGCCGATCGCGCTGAACGCCGCCGATGCGCGCGAGATCCTCGACGCCGGGCGCGCCGCGGGCGTCCTCGTCGCCGAGGCGATGTGGACCCGCTACCTGCCGCAGGCCGACGTCATCCGCCAGGTCCTCGATGCGGGAATCCTGGGCGACATCGATCTCGTCCGGGCCGACTTCGGCGCGCTGGTCACCTTCGATCCGACGAGCCGCATGTTCGCCCCGACGCTCGGCGGCGGTGCGATGCTCGACCTCGGCGTCTACCTCGCCGCGTTCGCCTCCTCGATCATCGGCCCGCCCACCACGATCCGCGCCGTCGGCACCCTCGCTGCGACCGGCGTCGACGACAGTGCGACGATCGCGCTGAAGACGGATGCCGGGGCTCAAGCCGCCCTCACGACGACCTTCGGCGCCGTCACGCCGATCGAGGCATCCGTCTTCGGGTCACGTGGTCGCCTCGACGTGTTGAGCCCGTTCTACGGCCCCGTCGGACTCCGCCTCAGCGTCGACGGAGCGGATGCCGAGCAGTGGCGCGACGACGCGCTGCCCCAGGTGCACGACGGGCTCAGCTACCAGGCGACTGCCTTCGCGTCGTACGTCGCCGAGGGGCTCGTCGAGTCGCCGCTGCACCCGCACGACGAGGTCGTGTCGGTGCTCGCGACGATCGACGAGGTCCGCCGCCAGATCACCGCCGGCTGA